In Pseudonocardia sp. DSM 110487, the sequence AGCGAGCCTCGCCGATGCCGACCGCTTGGAGACAACCGTCGAGGAACTCCTCGACCTCGCCCGCGACCGACTGAACAGGCCGATCGAGCCGGTCGACGTCGCGGGCCTGCTGCAGGAGCTCGCGCCATCATGGCGTGAGCAGCTGGCGCGGCTCCACCGCGAGCTCGATCTACGCCTCGACGCCGACCTCCCGCAGACACGCGCGTCCACCGCGGCGCTGCGGCAGGTCCTCGCCGTCCTCCTCGACAACGCCACGAGGCACGGCGCCGGTCGCGTCACCCTGACCGCCCGCGAGACCACCGACGCGGTCGCCGTCGACGTCTCCGACGAGGGCACCGGCATCAGCGAACCGGAAGCCACGCTGTTCGCACGTCGCGCGCAGGGCAACGGACACGGGATCGGCCTCGCACTCGCCCGGCGCCTGATCGAGGCCGAGGACGGGCGACTCCAGCTCAGCAGCCGAGCCCCTGCCGTGTTCACACTCCTGCTGCCGGTCGAAGACGACGCCCCGCTCCCACCAGCATCAACGCCCCAACCGCGGGACGAGCACGTCTAATCCCTCAGCCGGATTTTGTGATCATTGTTCGGCGCTGCTGCCGGGTCCGTTCGGTGGTGGCCACGTCCATGATCCGAGGTATCGGGTCGCTATGGCTTTGGCGACAACCATGAGCAACCGCTACTTGCGATCTTCGCGGGCATGATCTGAAGTTTCGGGCGCTCATGGTCGTGCGGGCAGCCATGGGCAACCGATAGTTCGGATCTTGCCCGCCGCCGATCGGGCGCCTGGCGATCGGGGTGCGATCGGGTCGGTCCATCGGTTCGGTCTGGTCGAGCATCTGCCGTGGGCGCGCCGTTCCCGGCCCGGGCCGACCGGCACCCGCCCCGTGATCCGGGCTTCGCGTGTGGTTCTGCCGGTTCGCATCGACCCGGTCGCCTTGCCGGGGTGGCTGGGTTGGGTGCACTACCGAATAGTGGGGTTGCGTGGGCGGCCGTCCCCGACGCGGGCACAGGCCTGTTTCGAGGAGACCGTCCTGCCGGGTGCCACGCGACTGGCTGTGGTCCCGACCCTCCACACCCAGCCCCGCTCCTGGATGATCGAGGCCAGACCACCCCAGGGACAGGGCTCCACGCACAGGTCCATGATCAGCAGGAACGGGACACCAGCTGCAGGGGTGCCTCGCCGGTCAGAACACCAGCTGCAGGGGTCAGCCCAGGTCCCCGATTCCGCTGATCACACCCCAGATTCCAGGGGTGGCCGGTGGCGAGGACGGGACCACAGCCAGATGCGTAGCACCCAGACGGCGGTGGTCTCGTCGAGGACGGGCGTGCCCCGCGTCGGGGACGGCCGCCCGAGCAACCACATGATTCGGTAGTGCACCCAACCCTGCCACCCCGACACGACGACGCCGGTCGAGGGGAACCTGCCAGAACACGCCGGTAGCCGAGGGCTGGCGCGTGAGGCCGCGGGCTACCCGGTGCCGGGAACGGCGCGCCCACGAAAGCGTCCGGCACCCGGCCGCACCCCCCGGGGGTGCGTTCCGCGGAATGCGCCGCGCCCCAGACGCTGATCAGCGACTCGGCGCGAAACCCGACGCCCCACGTCGGGAAACGCGCCAACCTAATGATCACAGGCCCGCCGAGCCACCCAGCCCGGGCACTGCGGAGCCCGGCGCGCTCGTTCTCGGCTGACGCACCCCGTCGACGGGCTGTCTGACCTACGACGGGCTGCGTCGCCCGACACGGGATGCGCCGGCAGCGCCGCCGTGCCGAGATGCGGCCCTAGTCCTGCCACCAGAGGAATGATCACGAAGTCCGCCTGGAGTACTAGGAGGGGTCTGCCAGCTCCAGCCGGTAACCGTGCCGGCGCAAGGTGACGATCACAGGAACCCGAGCGGAGGGATCGGCAACCTCCCCGATCTTCCGGCGCAGCGCCGCGATGTGGACGTCCAACGTCTTCGTCGGCCCGAACCAGTTCTCGTCCCACACCTCGGTCATCAGGGTCTCCCGGGTCACCGCCGTGCCGGGTTCCACGGCGAGGCGGGCCAGTAGGTCGAACTCCTTCGGGCGCAACGCCATCTCCCGACCCGCGACCGTGACCCGGCGACGGGACGTGTCGACGACGAGGTCACCGACCTGCCGGACGGCCTCGCCCACAGCAGCCACCTCGCTGCGGCGCAGGTGAGCTCGGACCCGCGCCCGCAACTCGAACAACCGCACCGGCTTCACCAGGTAGTCGTCCGCGCCCGCCTCCAACCCCACGACGACATCCATCTCGCTCGAACGGGCCGTGAGCATCACGAGGACACATCCCGGGCGAACCTTGCGCAGCTGCCGGCAGACCTCCACACCGTCGACGTCCGGCAACCCGAGGTCGAGCAGCACGAGATCCACGGCGGCCCCGGCAACGTGCTCGAGCGCCGCCTCGCCCGTGCGCTCCCACACCACGTCATAGCCCTGCGAACGCAGGCTGGATGCCAAGACATCGCCGATGGTCGAGTCGTCCTCGACGACGAGGATGCTGGCCACACCTCATTCTTGCAGGACGCAGGCCGGTCGAAGGTGATCAGGACGCTCGGGTCGCGCCTTCCCTCCGGCGTGTCGTCGGCGACGCCGATGCGCTCGGCGCGCAGTAACCTGATCAACCGGTCACAGGGGTGCGGACCGTCACGGCCCCCGGGGAGCGGGGGTCGAGGGTGACCGACCGCGGCACCTGCGCGTCGCCCTCCCGCTCGGTCCAGCTCACCTCGATCACGTCCGTCCCGTCGATCGAGAGCCCTTCCACGACGGGCGCGGCGTGCTCGGACACCGTCAGGACGGTCGCCGCCACCACCGGCAGCCGTGCGGCTTCGAGCACCGTGCCCACGAGCCAGGACGGCTCCCACGCCTCGAACCGGGGCGACCACCACCCGAGCCGGGTCTCCTCGTCCCCGCGCGCGGACCACGGCTCGCCGACCGAGGTCGCGATCTGCATCACGGGCCGTCCGTCCCGGGTGACGAAGTGGGTGCCGTCGGCCGTCCGCACGTCGAGTTCGGGGTGCAATGGCCACGCGGTGCGGATGCGGTGCTCGCCCTCGCCGGTGAGCAGGTCGACGACCAGCAGGGAGTTCTGCCCCCGGGGCGCCACGACGTACCGCCGATGCGTGACGGGTTCTGCGAGCCGCGTGTAGCCGTCGTGCTCGGCCTCGACGATCCCGTGCTCGAGGTCGACCGACCGCACGGTCGTGTTCGCGTGGCGCACCCAGAGGAACGGGCCGCCCGGGACCGACTGGTCCTCGTCGTCGACGGCGACGGTGGCGTGCGCCCGCGTGCCGCGGAAGGCGCGGCGCCACCCCGGCTCGGCGTAGTAGCTGCCAGTGCCCGGGTCGCCGACGAGGTCGCGGCCGCCCGCGGTCACGGTGACGGACAGGGCGTCGGCATGGCCGTGAGCCGCGATCGACAGGTACCCGAGCGGCCCCACGTCCACGGTGATCCTGCGGTCGTCCCGGCGCATGACCACCAGCCCGCCATCGGGCGCGTACAGCTCCCGCGCGGCCGGGGCGGGGGACGTGGCACCGCGTTCCGGCGGCCCGCCGAGCCAGGCAGCGGCGAGGTCGGCGGGTGCCTCGCCGCGCACGGCGGAGACCGCGGCGAGGTGCCGGTGTACGTCGGGAACCTGGTCCGGGAGCAGTCGAAGGGCGATGCCGCCGTCGTCGTCGCCGTAGCGGGGCAGCGGGTCGCCGTCGCCGAGGAGCGCCCGCAGGTAGCGCGCGCCGCGCCTGAGCCCGTCGAGGACGGGCTCAGGGACCCGGTCACCTCGCAGCCGCAGCAGGGCCGCAGGCACGAGGAACAGGTCGGAGCAGAACAGCTGGTACACGGTGGACTGCTCGGCCCCTGCGCCGTCCGGCAGGATCTGCCGCTCGGCCTCTCTGGCCAGCACCGCGAGCGCCCTCGCCTCCCAGCGCCGCGCCCCCGGGATCTCGGGGTGCAGGATCGCGATGGCGGCGAGCCCGGCCATCTCGCCCACGAGGTGGTTGTTCGCGGAGCTGAACCGCGAGCGCTGCCGCCAGAGCAGCGGCGCGCACTCGCTCAGCATCGCGACGACCCGCGCGTACCGCTCCCGGGTCAGCGACGGGGCGTCCCGAAGGCCCTGGAGCGCGATCGTGACCGACA encodes:
- a CDS encoding response regulator transcription factor produces the protein MASILVVEDDSTIGDVLASSLRSQGYDVVWERTGEAALEHVAGAAVDLVLLDLGLPDVDGVEVCRQLRKVRPGCVLVMLTARSSEMDVVVGLEAGADDYLVKPVRLFELRARVRAHLRRSEVAAVGEAVRQVGDLVVDTSRRRVTVAGREMALRPKEFDLLARLAVEPGTAVTRETLMTEVWDENWFGPTKTLDVHIAALRRKIGEVADPSARVPVIVTLRRHGYRLELADPS
- a CDS encoding alginate lyase family protein is translated as MKRLGWYWSRARAMSAPEVAWRVGRLVSETAAPVLRPAQRDADWEVTFAGFRDAIGRPVLLDRARAADLARRFPAEAAAVVAAADECRAGRFAFFGQEPVDVGPGPIDWLLDPRTGFRWPAVPAKRLDHRTAAADPKWIWELNRLQHLPWLAQAWLFTGDRAYADAALDQLDGWLEQNPVGNGIAWRGAFEVGVRALSVTIALQGLRDAPSLTRERYARVVAMLSECAPLLWRQRSRFSSANNHLVGEMAGLAAIAILHPEIPGARRWEARALAVLAREAERQILPDGAGAEQSTVYQLFCSDLFLVPAALLRLRGDRVPEPVLDGLRRGARYLRALLGDGDPLPRYGDDDGGIALRLLPDQVPDVHRHLAAVSAVRGEAPADLAAAWLGGPPERGATSPAPAARELYAPDGGLVVMRRDDRRITVDVGPLGYLSIAAHGHADALSVTVTAGGRDLVGDPGTGSYYAEPGWRRAFRGTRAHATVAVDDEDQSVPGGPFLWVRHANTTVRSVDLEHGIVEAEHDGYTRLAEPVTHRRYVVAPRGQNSLLVVDLLTGEGEHRIRTAWPLHPELDVRTADGTHFVTRDGRPVMQIATSVGEPWSARGDEETRLGWWSPRFEAWEPSWLVGTVLEAARLPVVAATVLTVSEHAAPVVEGLSIDGTDVIEVSWTEREGDAQVPRSVTLDPRSPGAVTVRTPVTG